The genomic DNA gGAAATTGAAagattctgaaaacatttgactcCCCTCATGTGGTATAAGCATTATGTTGATgagtttcattgattttttttttttataatattgaTCAACCTaacattttatgtgtttattattgCAATCGCACTCTTGATGGAAAACTGAATGCAGAATCTAACTTTGCAGACTCGCCGCTCAGGcccggtgcttctgccatgtgttgttcttgtgtttgtgactgtaagccaTGCACTCGTCCAGgcgagacagaactttagcttgttttttgttttgaagtgagtTTTTTGTCGAAACGGAGCTGTCCTCAGTTCCTTCATGCCGGCAGAAAGAACAcacgaacagccaatcagctaacagacggGCGGACCCAGCGTGcggaaacagcctatcatatctctggacgtcaccagtaacaggcaaacagccaatcattcagcatCTGTGTAgtttggttgccatgttggtatgTTTTCAAGTGAATAGCGTGCAGTGAGTttagactgtgcagtgagaGAGCCGTGAGGAGAGTAGAGGCAACCGCTATGTAGCGGAAACTGGCACCGGTAGTATCGTAATCTACGGTAGTACCGtcgtgtagaatttctagtatagtaggaaccaTTACAATTGGCACCACAGGGTACCGTGGGTTTCGTGCAACTATAATACTCACAGGACACTATATAGACATGAAATAATATTGATTCAAAGACgcacttttcaaatttaaattaggtATCATGTGGAACCCGCAGTAACATTGGGACTGTTATGGACACGCCCCCTAGTGTCCATAACATTGTGCTGGTTAAAACACACCGTAGGGGGTGGCACCACAGCGCGGGGGATCAAAATTACAACGTCGGGGTGCTGGCAAAAACCCTGCTGTATATTACTTAATTTTCCAGAGACCATTGGtggacagggggcgtggccagcctgataaaactgtcaagttggccacgcccagaaagaatTCAtcaggacacatcaaagcaatcagcagatgcctatgcagaagactggcagttgacagtcgaaacatgtcaggagatcaaattaaatttcctgaaaaaagttgtaaataaatgaaaccttaacatattatttcaaaaagaagacaaaatgaacttgctgtaACAAGTGTAACTATCGTCCGTCAGTGAGACACTTGCACCCGTTGGTAAAAGCTCCACTAGCTTCCTGACTGATGCTCTCTTTGACGTCGATGGGTAGCGAGTCGTAGAGGTGATCTTCCACCATCAGGCAGCTCCGGCGCAGGAGGCCACACTGGCCGAGCTGAGCCGGGAGACGATCCAGAACAGTTCCCCTTCAGTTCCAGATGTGTGAGCTGTGAGAGTTGGCCGATTTTCTCAGGAACGGAGGAGATGCAGTTGTGACTGAGACACACGTCCTTAGTTTGGTGCACTTAAAAGTTGCTGGGAAGAACCTCCACTTTGTTGCCGACGATGGCAAAATGTTGGAGGTTCTGCAGGAAGCCCACCTCCAGAGGTATCACCGCTATTGAGTTGTGGCTCACGTCGAGGTACCTCAGTTTGAGAAGGGTGAAAAGCGGTGAGGGTAGAGACTCCAGTTTGTTGTGGGAGAGGTAGAGTGACTCCAGGTTCTTCACGTGGCTGATAGACAGAGGGATGTTGATGATCTTATTGTACCAAAGCTTGAGGCATATCAGTCTTTTCAGGTGCTGGAAGCTGATGATCTCCTCGATGGTACGAATGTTGTTGGACTTCAGATCGAGTTCCTGGAGGTTGTGAGACTAAAGATGGCGTGAGGGATTCTCTCCAGCTCGCAGTTATGAAGCTCCAGATCGGCaaggttcatcatcttcttcaAACTGTTCAGCACTAAAAGCTTGGTGCCGTCGTTGTGGATGACTAGTTTGAGCAGATGAGGCGACAGGTCTGTTATGTTTGTCGGGATCTTGGTGAGGTTGCTTTTGAGATGAAGAACCTTTAGATGTCTGAGATCTCGTAAAGACTCAAGAGCaatacatttgttgttttcagaGTTCAGGTTACCAACCAGGTAGAGTTCCCTTAAGTTCTTCAGTAGGTAAACCCAACTCGGAATCTCAGCAACGTCTGTGAACTTAACATGAAGACACCGGAGGTGGTCACggagaaaaataaaagcagtcTGCTCCACCTTGGCAGGACAATGGTAAAAGTGCAGCTCCTGGAGGTTTATCATCTGTGAGATCTTAGCTGTGATCCTGGCTTCTGGGATCAGTTCAAGTTTTAAGATTTCCAAATCAGTGAGATCGAAAACGGCATCGGGAACGCCAGAAAGCATGAAAGATGAAGCTCCAGCTTGTCTTGAGGATTACGCGTTACATGCTGCCGCAGCTTTTCAAAGGTCCACTCGTGGTTGAGGCTGATCTCTCGAAGTTTGTTCTCGCTGACTTCGGAAAGGAAAACCCCGAAACGCTTCGAGTAGAGCTGGTCGTATTGATCAACCATGTGAAGCAGGAATGCAAAGTCGTTCTTTACATCGGGAATGTCACTGAAGCTGCTTTCCTCTCTGACTTTCTCAAAGGAGTATTCCTTAAGAGGGCGGcgaaaaagccaaaacaatgTGTAAATACAAATAACGCCATAAACACAGATAAGTGCGATGTAGCTGACCAGAAGTTTCTTTAACATAAAGGCCATGTTATGGGTGCATTGGAATTTGGCGTAACCGGTCAAATGCTTTATATCAGGTTCACACACGTGATCAAAATCTATGGAGGCGACAAACGTCATGGTGTAGCACAGGATTAGTATAAACTTCACGGTTTTGATGACTGTCTGGATCGCGTAGAGTCTGTAAATCAAATCGCTGTCTTCAATGTGGGCGCGAAACTTTCGAACTTTCTCAAAGAGCGCCTTGGCCTGTTCGCCATCTTTTTTGTCCAGTATAGTCATGGACGGAACTTCACTGACCAGCTTTTCACAGAAAAAGTGACGCCGGACTTGGTGAGCATGGGCGCGGACTGGTTGGGCTCCCCTCCTCGCTGCTCATGGACAGATGTTTATGGAGTGAGGAGGCACCGGCCAATCGCTGCTTGTTCTCCTCAGAGTCCTCGCACGCGGTTTCGGACAAGGCTTTCGTGGTCCAGGGTGATTCGAAACATTTTCCTAGTATGGAAACAAAATGTTCTATTTTTGAGCTGGTTTTGGGATATTTGAACCAAAAGTTGCTACTGACCATCAACACAATTGTGTGAATAAGTGCGAGGTACGGGAAGTATTTGGAATACCAAGGAAGAGCGACGTGGTAGCACATCTGGTTCACGAAAACATACTGCTGGAAGTCTAAACTTGGTTCTGACACCCGTCGGCTGGGGCTGCCCGATAACAGGGGACTGTGTGAAGTGGAATAGTAGGGGCGATGTTTTCAGGAGGCCGCCGAGCCATCAGAGGAGCGGCTTGCTCCCCGACGGCGCTCTCTTTGTTCCACAAACTGTCAGTGGGCTCTGGAGGTTGGGGGCCCAAAAAGCCTCCACCACCGTCCAGAGAAGGGTCCAGAATGGGAAGACAGACGACCTGGTCCCTGGTTAACTGCATGGTTCCAGAAAAGatggctaacattagcatgatGATACCAAGATAATCCATGAAGACGTCCCACCATGGCTTCAGGATTCGGTACGTCGGTTGGATGTCATTAAGGAGGCGACTTCAGTGAGGGTAAACATTCCTGCAACAGACAAAGCAACATAACATGTTTGTCTttaaataatatactgtatgtgtgactatAGAAAGTATTTAAGGCCTTAAATGATCCAGGAAATGGTTCACGTGACGTACATTTACAGATTGAGGGCTTTTTTGTATTGCCCATTGCGTTAAGTGACAGTAAGTAAGATCAAGTAAAATTTTGTAAATCttaggaggtttttttttttttaatctgtcacAGACCCCACACAAGAAGATAGAAAATCAGGTGTTTAAACAGTTTTGATCGCATGTGTGTAGAATGTGTGTGGATGATTTAAAAACTTACACTTTTAtgggaattttgtggaattgtttgtgaaaaaaattccaagtttaaaaatttcaacaatttgtgattaaagaAAATGATGGCAATCACGTGATATAAGCATGGTTAAACTCACAACTGatgtttttggggtaatttacaaaatgagaaatgttTTCTCTCCTGTAGGCCGacttggatgctctaaagggccggtttcggtccccgggccttgagtttgacacaattGTCCATCGCCTCTTTAGCAAATTCAGTAGTCATGTCAAATAACAGTTTAATgacttaattaaattaaattcactATTATTACACTGCCTAAATAATTGccctaaaaataatctaaagAACGGCAATTATTGCTGCGACTAGGAATGTCACcattcatttacattttgattgtaAATCGCCTGACGTGTGGCTTTAAGTCCAGCACAAACACTGCATGAGTTTACTGTAAACATGTACATTTGCATTTGGATGATTGTGTGATTTTTAAAGGAAAGGAACATTTTGTTAAGTGTTGTTTTTCTAAAGATATGGAAATCTGTCACAGGGGCTGAAAATGCATAAGCATGTAAAATTGGTCAATAATTTAAGTCATTCATAAGTGAGATGACATAACACAATAGTTTTCAGCTTTTTATATATTAGTCAGCTGTAAATATGGTTTGacccagaaaaaaaatctaacaaaagGTTTACTGTAGTATCAGATGTACTTAAAAACATACCAAAAGTTTACTAAAGTGTGACTCCAAGAAAGGCCTTATTTTCAAAACGGTGGTCGTCAGGTCTTACAATCACTATTACTCCTTTCTATTCCTCCTACACCAGGAACATTGGTGCCTCATACATGTTTTGGCCATGTAATATTCTAATTAGCATGTTTACATGATAGATAGGTGATTACAAGTAATTatatattaaaggggacatattatggaaaaaacacttttgcattttttttgatcacatatgaggtaacctGAGAGTCCACcggcacaaaaaaatgtaaaataaaaccatccaggcgtttgtttgtggtctgtgtaagtctgaCAACCCAGAGaaattgctccgtttcaaatgtTCTAAattagtgacatcacaagttaaatcgggaaagaaaataccctcccctccgctggtaactccacccatggactacACCCCCAACCCGATTAAAACTTTTGCAAAAACCGCCATTGTTTTTTACACCGGACGCGACTGTAGCGACAgtagtcacttcagtcgcccGTGATGGGTCGCTTGAACATATTGGTGCTCTTTGGGTCACTCCATCGCTCCagtgaacagtgtgtgtgtgtgtgtgtgtgtgtgtgtgtgtgtgtgtgtgtgtgtgtgtgtgtgtgtgtgtgtgtgtgtgtgtgtgtgtaaccaggtgacaggagagagagagggctgaTCTTCTCCctcacttatcatagacagcgccgcttttaaggtttaaatgatcaacttgcGGAGTTACTGAAGACTGAGTTCATGcggaatgtaggcttattcaagaagttaaccactTTAATTCTGCTCCAGTAAACTGAGGAAGCCTCCTGCTGCAGCCGCCTCattgtagcgggagggaggagctgctgcctcggctctacagacagtgatggaCGGGCCCGACGATGCGATATATCGTCGCTCACGATATatcatcaaaaatattctcaaagTTAGGAATATGTAATCCCACGAAAGAAACGATAAATGCCCATGTCGtcaattagcgagggccacgggccatttgtctttcaatttagccaagaacgCCTCTAAAAA from Gouania willdenowi chromosome 4, fGouWil2.1, whole genome shotgun sequence includes the following:
- the LOC114461571 gene encoding LOW QUALITY PROTEIN: volume-regulated anion channel subunit LRRC8D-like (The sequence of the model RefSeq protein was modified relative to this genomic sequence to represent the inferred CDS: inserted 5 bases in 5 codons; deleted 3 bases in 2 codons; substituted 1 base at 1 genomic stop codon), which encodes MFTLTEVAXLNDIQPTYRILKPWWDVFMDYLGIIMLMLAIFSGTMQLTRDQVVCLPILDPSLDGGGGFLGPQPPEPTDSLWNKESAVGEQAAPLMARRPPENIAPTIPSHSPLLSGSPSRRVSEPSLDFQQYVFVNQMCYHVALPWYSKYFPYLALIHTIVLMVSSNFWFKYPKTSSKIEHFVSILGKCFESPWTTKALSETACEDSEENKQRLAGASSLHKHLSMSSEEGSPTXSAPMLTKSGVTFSXEKLVSEVPSMTILDKKDGEQAKALFEKVRKFRAHIEDSDLIYRLYAIQTVIKTVKFILILCYTMTFVASIDFDHVCEPDIKHLTGYAKFQCTHNMAFMLKKLLVSYIALICVYGVICIYTLFWLFRRPLKEYSFEKVREESSFSDIPDVKNDFAFLLHMVDQYDQLYSKRFGVFLSEVSENKLREISLNHEWTFEKLRQHVTRNPQDKLELHXFMLSGVPDAVFDLTDLEILKLELIPEARITAKISQMINLQELHFYHCPAKVEQTAFIFLRDHLRCLHVKFTDVAEIPSWVYLLKNLRELYLVGNLNSENNKCIALESLRDLRHLKVLHLKSNLTKIPTNITDLSPHLLKLVIHNDGTKLLVLNSLKKMMNLADLELHNCELERIPHAIFSLXNLQELDLKSNNIRTIEEIISFQHLKRLICLKLWYNKIINIPLSISHVKNLESLYLSHNKLESLPSPLFTLLKLRYLDVSHNSIAVIPLEVGFLQNLQHFAIVGNKVEVLPSNFXVHQTKDVCLSHNCISSVPEKIGQLSQLTHLELKGNCLDRLPAQLGQCGLLRRSCLMVEDHLYDSLPIDVKESISQEASGAFTNGCKCLTDGR